In Candidatus Binatia bacterium, the sequence CGAGTTCGGTGTCACCGTTGTCGTGGCAGTGGTTGTTTCTTCTCTGGTCGCGCTGACTCTTACGCCGATGCTCTGCTCCCGGTTTCTTGTCGTGCGACCGGCCAGCGGCATTCTTGCAGCGCTCGATGCGCGACTCCATAGACTCTCGCAGGCATACGCGCGCGCGCTTCGCTGGTCGTTGGGCCATCGAGGGCGTGTTGCCGGTGCGAGCGGGTTCCTGATGGTCGCGGCAGTAGGCCTCTACTTTGCTCTTGGCCAGGAATTCGTGCCACCGGAAGATCGAAGCGGATTCATGGTGATGCTCGAGACTCCGGAAGGATCCGCCCTCGACCACCACGATCGGCTTCAATACCCCATCGAGCGTATTCTCGCCGAAATGCCGGAGATGCGCGCCTCAACCGCTTTCATCGGTGCCGGGGGCGTGGGTTCGGTGAATCGTGGGATGATCTTTGCGCGCATGCACGCGCCGTCCGAAAGGAAACGGAGTCAGGATGAAATCCTGCGAGAATTTCGGCAGGCAGCGGCAGAAATTCCCGGTATTCGGGTGTTCGCCACCCCGTTCTCCGGACTTTCCACAGGCAGGCGTGGTCAGGCTCTGCAATTCGTCGTCCAAAGTGAGTCGTGGGAAGACCTGACCCGAGAAAGCGAGCTTCTCGTGGCCGAGATGGCAAGGATTCCCGGCCTCGTCGGTGTCCGCTCGGACCTTGAAACCGAAAACCCACAGATCCGGGTTCGCATTGATCGGGAAAAAGCCGCCGCTCTAGGTGTCAGCGCGGCAGAAATTGCCGATACGTTGCGCATCCTCCTGGGAGGAGCACGAACCACTCGCTTCCGTCAGGGGAACGAACGCTACGAAGTCATTGTGCGCCTCGACGCGGCTCAGAGGGCTGTGCCCACGCAGTTGCAGGAGATTCACGTGCGGGCGGCGAACGGCGCACTGATCCAGTTGGCCAGCGTCACCGAAATCCAGGAGGGGGTGGGGCCGAGCAGCATTGGTCACTTCAACCGCAGTCGGTCGGTGATTCTCTCCGCCAATCTCGATGGCATACCGCTCGGCGAAGCGATCGAAGCGGTCCAGGATCTGGCCGGGCGCATGCTCCCTGCCGGATTTGCCACGACCGTGACCGGTCAATCTCAGGAGATGGATGATGCCTTCGGGAGCTTGCGCTTTACTTTTCTGCTCGCGCTCATGGCTGTCTTTCTGGTCCTGGCAGCGCAGTTCGAGAGCTTCGTCCATCCCTTCACCATTCTATTATCGCTTCCATTGGCCATCTTCGGTGCATTTTTACTGCTCGCCTCGCTGAATATGACCCTCAACATTTACAGTTTCATCGGGATCGTGATGCTGATCGGCCTGGTCACCAAGAACTCGATCTTGTTGGTAGATTGCACAAACAACCTGCGAGCCGGCGGGCTTTCCCGACCGGAGGCTGTAATCCAGGCGGGAACCGTCCGTATGCGCCCGATCTTGATGACGGCCATTTCTACGGTAGTCGGAATCCTCCCTGTGGCGGCCGGTCTCGGTGCGGGCGCCGAAAGTCGACGCCCGCTCGGTGTGGTCGTCGCTGGCGGGATCGCCGCGTCCACACTGCTGACGCTAATTGTGGTGCCGGTCTTTTACACCCTGCTTGACGATGCACGTGTATGGCTGACGCAGCGCTGGAAGCATGAGCAGGGCTCCTGAACGAGGGCCCGACTACTTCGATCGCGGCGGTTGAAAGGGTTTCTTCAGGCGAGGCTCGATACCGGCAGCCCGGAAGGCGTCCAACCAACCGTGACCGGCTTCGGGGAAGCTGTCGACCTCCGGCAAATAAGGTTTGAGATCAAGAACAGGTGTCTCGTTCAACAGGTCGAGACCGGCCGCACGAACCACTCCCGAAGACACATCAACTGCCACCAACTCGACACAACTCAACCCGATCTGTGAGGGGCGATTCGGAGCGCGGGTGGCAAGAACACCCCGCTTGGGACCTCCGCGCGGTGGCTTCACCCGTGGAGCGAATCCGGTGCTCTGATGGAATAGAAAAATCACCCAGATTCGATTGAAGGATTCAAGATCGGCGAGAGCCGCTCGAAAGGGCTCCTCGACGAGGATCTCTCCCACGACCTCCGCCGCCGCTCTAGGCTGATGAGGCGCGTCCTGTCGTAGCGACCACGCGGTCCGCGCCTGACCGATGACCTGAATCTCCATCGATTTCTCCTCAGGGCCGAGCCTGCGGGCCCCTAAGCAGTTTTCCCGGGACCAAACCGGTGGGCTCGGCCATCTCCATGACCACGGCCCCCGAGACGATCTTCATATCATAGCCATCGGCTTTCTGGAGGAGTCGCCGAGCGTCTCCCGGCAAATCGTAAGCCATTTCAGGACGGCGCAGCGCCAGTCGATCGAAATCAATCAGATTCAAATCCGCTTTATAGCCGGGCTTGATCACGCCTCGATCATGCAGTCCATAGAACGAGGCGGTATGCTGTGTGGTCCTTTGGATCGCTGTCTCGATCGGAAGACGCGCTCCGCGCTTGCGGTCGCGGACCCAATGGGTGAGCAGAAACGTTGTCAGCGAAGCGTCACAGATCAGGCCGCAATGAGCGCCCCCATCGCCCAGGCTGATCAGCGAGCGAGGATGCTCGATCATCGCACGCTGGGGTTCGAGATCATGGTTTGAATAGTTGAACAACGGCAGCAGCAGTAGCTCGCGGGCATCGTCCTTGAGCATGAACTCATAGAGGACCTCATCGGGCCGGCGACCCTCTCGGGCAGCGATGGCCGCGATGCTCTTGCTCTCGTCCGGCTCATAGTCCGGCGGATCTCCCATCGGGAAAAGCTTTGCGTAAATCGCCTCATTACCCAGCAAAAGGTCGAATCCGTTCGGATCCGCCATGCGTTCGTCGCTGAGAACCCGGGCACGGAACTCGGGTTCGCGCATCTTCCGCGCCCGTTCGGCAAGGGGTAGATCCGCGATCTCGACAAGGGCGGGGCGGTTCATGAAGGGATTTGCGACTGTCTGGTGCCCGGCAAGAACCCCGAAAGGCCGAGCCGCGATCTGTGC encodes:
- a CDS encoding efflux RND transporter permease subunit — protein: MSPWALSIRRPVFATVVSLALVLFGVIGFNRLSVRELPDIEFPTVTIQTVLPGASPEVVEKEVTEELEAAVSTVSGIRTLTSDSGEEVSKVSIEFELDRPIDAAVQDVRDRVRSVIRYLPEEAEEPVIRKVDMDAQAILWISLNADYESLRNLTSYAENVLQERLQRLPGVGSIYIGGSKRLAIRVDLDADLLAAHGLTVADVTSALRSENVEIPSGRIEGATREFVVQTEGSLTSVAAFNDLILRSSADGPIRLGEVGRASAGDEGERSLARFNLNPHVSIGIVKQSNANTVTVAQAARAEVEAMQPFLPEGYRLQVTYDGATFIEESIGEVQGALVVAGLLVLVVIFLFLHSPRSAIIPALTIPTSVLATFGVIYFAGFTLNSLTLLALTLAIGVVVDDAIIVLENVYRLMESGVSRREAALRGTSEIAFAAIASTLTLVAVFVPVAFITGVIGRFFFEFGVTVVVAVVVSSLVALTLTPMLCSRFLVVRPASGILAALDARLHRLSQAYARALRWSLGHRGRVAGASGFLMVAAVGLYFALGQEFVPPEDRSGFMVMLETPEGSALDHHDRLQYPIERILAEMPEMRASTAFIGAGGVGSVNRGMIFARMHAPSERKRSQDEILREFRQAAAEIPGIRVFATPFSGLSTGRRGQALQFVVQSESWEDLTRESELLVAEMARIPGLVGVRSDLETENPQIRVRIDREKAAALGVSAAEIADTLRILLGGARTTRFRQGNERYEVIVRLDAAQRAVPTQLQEIHVRAANGALIQLASVTEIQEGVGPSSIGHFNRSRSVILSANLDGIPLGEAIEAVQDLAGRMLPAGFATTVTGQSQEMDDAFGSLRFTFLLALMAVFLVLAAQFESFVHPFTILLSLPLAIFGAFLLLASLNMTLNIYSFIGIVMLIGLVTKNSILLVDCTNNLRAGGLSRPEAVIQAGTVRMRPILMTAISTVVGILPVAAGLGAGAESRRPLGVVVAGGIAASTLLTLIVVPVFYTLLDDARVWLTQRWKHEQGS
- the tsaA gene encoding tRNA (N6-threonylcarbamoyladenosine(37)-N6)-methyltransferase TrmO, translating into MEIQVIGQARTAWSLRQDAPHQPRAAAEVVGEILVEEPFRAALADLESFNRIWVIFLFHQSTGFAPRVKPPRGGPKRGVLATRAPNRPSQIGLSCVELVAVDVSSGVVRAAGLDLLNETPVLDLKPYLPEVDSFPEAGHGWLDAFRAAGIEPRLKKPFQPPRSK